cttcaaataaagaattaGTGCAAAGAAAAGCATCGAAACCTACTAAACAGAAATCTGTTTTCACACCACTTGAGCAGCAATACTTagaattgaagaaaaattatcaagAAACTATTTTGGCAATTGAAGTAGGATATAAGTTCCGATTTTTTGGGAAGGATGCAAAAATAGCCTCTGAGGTGTTAGGAATTAGTTGCTATTTTGAgcacaattttttaaatgctaGTGTTCCCTCGTATCGTATTGACTATCACTTGGAAAGACTCATTAATTTTGGTCTCAAAGTTGCTGTTGTTCGACAAACTGAAACAGCCGCTCTCAAGTCAACTAGCTCTAGCAGAAACACTCTGTTTGACAGACGAGTTGCTCGCGTGCTTACCAAGGGGACTACTCTAGATGATAGCTTTTTTCGCTTTGAGCAAACACAGCATGGTACACTACAAGCTTCCCAATTTATCCTATGTGTTGCAGATAATGTTGATAAGAGCAAAGCAAAATCAGGAAGAGTTCAGGTTGGACTAATTGCCATACAATTATCATCTGGAACTACTGTTTATGATCATTTTCaagatgattttttgagaagCGAATTACAAACAAGACTTTCTCATTTTCAACCTTGTGAATTGATATATTCGAACAAGTTATCTTCCGAATCGGTTGCCCTACTGAATCATTACGTATCAACTGAAAAAACTTGCGGTAGAGTAGTGCGTGTGCAACATGCTGTTCAGCAGGACGTGAAACTAGCATTGGAGAATTTGCAGgacttcttttcttctaaatGCATCATGTCCGGTAGCAAAATTATAGAATTACACATGGAAAAGGTGAAGTCTTTACATTCTCTTTCAATCATTTGTTTGGACATGGCCATTTCTTATTTGATGGAATTCTCATTGGAAGATCTATTCGTTGCTTCAAACTTTTATCAACCTTTTGATAGCATTTCTTCTATGGTTTTAAGTAAACAGGCTTTGGAAGGTCTTGAGCTTTTCGTTAATCAAACAGATCATACACCTGTTGGTAGCCTATTTTGGGTGTTAGATCGCACATACACAAGATTTGGACAAAGGATGCTTCAGAGATGGCTTCAAAAGCCTTTGgttgataaagaaaatataatcGAGCGTCTGGACGCGGTTGAGGAATTAGCCTTTAATTCTAATAGTCAAGTTCAAGCAATTCGTAAAATGCTGTATAGATTGCCCGATCTCGAAAAGGGTCTGTCCAGAATCTACTATCAAAGGGTAAgttatttttctgtttcattttcttaCAGTAGTGCACTCCGTCTGAAATGTTCCATGTTTTGAAGGGTTTTTATAAAGCCGCATCTGCTTTCTCGAAAAATTCATACTCTTGTTTTAAGTCAGCATTGCTTAGAAGACTAATTCAACAGCTTCCTAGCATATCGTCTATCATTGATCATTTCTTGGGAATGTTTGATCAAAAAGAAGCTGAAAATAACAACAAGGTTGACATGTTCAAGGATATTGacaattttgatttatcaGAAGAGCCAAACGATGTAGATTATGAGTTGGCACAGGAAATTCGAGAGCTGAAAATGAGTATTTTGATGGTCAGAACTGAAATGGATTTTCACCTTCAAGAATTGAGAGACTATTTAGAATATCCTAATTTGGAGTTTTCTATTTGGGGAAATGTCAAATTCTGCATTGAAGTTTCTAAAggatgtaaaaaaattccaccAGATTGGATCAAGTTAAGTTCTACTCGATCTCTTTTCCGGTTTCATACACCAAAAATTCAATCTCTCTTGATTGAATTGTCTTCTCATGAAGAAAACCTAACAATTTCaagtgaaaaaatttatcgCTCATTTCTTTCTAGAATATCTGAACATTACAATGAATTGCGAAATGTTACAACAGTATTGGGGACATTGGATTGcttaatttcttttgccCGGATTTCTTCTCAATCGGGTTATACAAGGCCAGAATTTTCAGATAAGGAGCTGTTAATACATGAATCTCGACATCCAATGATTGAATTGCTAAGTGATAAATCTTTTGTACCTAACCATATTCATCTAAGTTCTGATGGTGTCAGGTGTTTGTTAATTACGGGCCCAAATATGGGCGGAAAAAGTTCTTTTGTTAAACAATTAGCACTTAGCGCCATTATGGCTCAAAGTGGTTGCTTTGTTCCAGCAAAAAGTGCTCTGCTTCCTATTTTTGATTCGATTCTTATCAGAATGGGATCATCTGACAACCTTTCTGTGAACATGTCTACTTTTATGGTAGAGATGCTCGAAACCAAGGAGGTTTTAAGCAAGGCTACAGAAAAATCAATGGTCATTATTGACGAATTAGGTCGGGGTACTAGTACTATTGATGGAGAAGCTATTTCTTATGCAGTCTTGCACtatttaaatcaatatataaaatcttatttattgtttgtgACACATTTTCCTAGTTTAGGAATACTAGAAAGAAGGTTTGAAGGGCAACTTCGTTGCTTTCACATGGGTTACTTAAAATCAAAGGAAGACTTTGAGACTAGCGTTTCACAGTCTATatcatttctttacaaattgGTTCCTGGGGttgcttcaaaaagttATGGGTTAAATGTTGCTAGAATGGCAGGAATTCcgttttcaattttaagtCGTGCAACCGAAATTAGTGAAAATTACGAAAAGAAGCATAGAAATGCAAGgaaaaatgttttcataCGAAAGGTTGCAAAACTATTAATGATTCTTAATGCCGAAGagattgattttaaaaggCTTTTCTATGATCTTACCGCTTTCGAAGAAATCTGAGAGAGAGCATTACTGAATTAACTACTTTATTAGGATACTCAACACATAAGATTTTACtgtataaataaatttaagcAACTATACATCAGTTTTAAGTTCTTTTGCTCTGTGCTATTGatttacttaaaaatgGGGGCTCCTATATAGTGTCCAGAATAATATGAGAGTTTCAATTTGTAGAGAACGTCAATATGCTTTTCGCTGTAATTGTTGTGAAAATCGGTAAGACGTCTGTAACCTCCCCATCTATAGAACGCAATTTTGGAGAATATGATTAGCAAAACGAGTTTATCTTTTTAACGAAGAAGAgcataaacaaataaaaaattacaaaaggGATAGTTAGATCgattaattatttaattgctctccaacaattttttagagAGCGGACTCCAAGGAGTAAGCGGCCGGTTTCACTTGTATCTTGTTCAGTGCAAACCACCACCCTTTTACAATACTTCCTGTTCTGGAGATGgcattaaaagaattattagGAAGCGATGCTCCTGtaagtatttattaattaaatctttttttaaaaaatctaacGATAAACATTTTTGTCGTTGCTcggtttaaaaaaagaatagaaaaattttttcgaaaTATATGTGTATGATCTAACTGTTGTTCAGCTTGAAAAGGTTTGCTCTGCTCTTTTAGAATATGAATCTAAGAGGAAGTCATCTGAAAACATTGACTCTGAATCAAAAAAGACCAATTTGTTGGAAGATGAGCAAGATGATATAGAACCGGTGTGGTTGCAGTTGGCtactttgaaatttattggGAATAACAGAAAACTTATTCCATACAAAATAGCTATAAAAAATCCCGTTATTCCTTCCTCAAGCGAGGCTTGTCTGATTGTAAAAGATCCTCAGCGCGTTTACAAGGACTTAGTTAACGAAGCAGGCTTGTCCAAAGTGGTTACTCGGGTTATTGGTCTTAGCAAGTTGAAAGCCAAATGGAACTCTTACGAACAGAAACGCCAACTGCGCGATCAGTTTGATATTTTCT
This portion of the Schizosaccharomyces pombe strain 972h- genome assembly, chromosome: I genome encodes:
- the msh3 gene encoding DNA mismatch repair protein, whose product is MRGMSYNITHECDAINILSDNLHEGAISEDMVALSGPAIELLENNVGSSKNSYQEDEGSSSIDENAPLISIKRKRRIRTVKSTSNKELVQRKASKPTKQKSVFTPLEQQYLELKKNYQETILAIEVGYKFRFFGKDAKIASEVLGISCYFEHNFLNASVPSYRIDYHLERLINFGLKVAVVRQTETAALKSTSSSRNTLFDRRVARVLTKGTTLDDSFFRFEQTQHGTLQASQFILCVADNVDKSKAKSGRVQVGLIAIQLSSGTTVYDHFQDDFLRSELQTRLSHFQPCELIYSNKLSSESVALLNHYVSTEKTCGRVVRVQHAVQQDVKLALENLQDFFSSKCIMSGSKIIELHMEKVKSLHSLSIICLDMAISYLMEFSLEDLFVASNFYQPFDSISSMVLSKQALEGLELFVNQTDHTPVGSLFWVLDRTYTRFGQRMLQRWLQKPLVDKENIIERLDAVEELAFNSNSQVQAIRKMLYRLPDLEKGLSRIYYQRCTPSEMFHVLKGFYKAASAFSKNSYSCFKSALLRRLIQQLPSISSIIDHFLGMFDQKEAENNNKVDMFKDIDNFDLSEEPNDVDYELAQEIRELKMSILMVRTEMDFHLQELRDYLEYPNLEFSIWGNVKFCIEVSKGCKKIPPDWIKLSSTRSLFRFHTPKIQSLLIELSSHEENLTISSEKIYRSFLSRISEHYNELRNVTTVLGTLDCLISFARISSQSGYTRPEFSDKELLIHESRHPMIELLSDKSFVPNHIHLSSDGVRCLLITGPNMGGKSSFVKQLALSAIMAQSGCFVPAKSALLPIFDSILIRMGSSDNLSVNMSTFMVEMLETKEVLSKATEKSMVIIDELGRGTSTIDGEAISYAVLHYLNQYIKSYLLFVTHFPSLGILERRFEGQLRCFHMGYLKSKEDFETSVSQSISFLYKLVPGVASKSYGLNVARMAGIPFSILSRATEISENYEKKHRNARKNVFIRKVAKLLMILNAEEIDFKRLFYDLTAFEEI